The Polyangia bacterium genome has a segment encoding these proteins:
- a CDS encoding LysM peptidoglycan-binding domain-containing protein has product MGNARHVVHEGETLWSIAEKTLGDGARWPRIWRYNNRPAVIKVTRRAIPDPDLIYPGQVLLIPVSEHHVVSHAATTSAASPAGISPPPVIPASSHSLGPGSGPLSRHLSHVKSPISLKYRAEEIKFPPIVQPGVIMEIRMTGDFVLTTQKSYPAVYVTQKREIEAQVVNQANRAFNSLVSDTRLVYDSANNTLAYRSMFVTRASDPRLPTTAIGVQFSSNSPIPKLRFEFRYPKVQGKFHEFYYWAVGMNVVVELTPKPDPRDNTRAQPEYREAPIRVPVPPVAAPHRHWDKILGTGLLITAGAIVVGTLVEDFFTAGVGITDDAPSFAAAGAAVARGVLMIRGAPVVLPAAATAASVSLSVSVSQSTGSQQSH; this is encoded by the coding sequence ATGGGAAACGCACGTCATGTCGTGCACGAAGGTGAAACCCTTTGGAGCATCGCCGAGAAGACTCTTGGCGACGGCGCCAGGTGGCCAAGGATCTGGCGCTACAACAATCGGCCCGCAGTCATCAAGGTGACGAGGCGAGCGATTCCAGATCCCGACCTCATCTACCCTGGGCAGGTCCTCCTCATTCCCGTTTCCGAACACCACGTCGTCAGCCATGCAGCCACAACGAGCGCTGCTTCACCCGCTGGAATCTCGCCGCCTCCTGTTATACCGGCGTCATCACACAGTCTCGGCCCCGGCAGTGGGCCCCTTTCCCGTCACCTCTCGCACGTCAAATCACCGATCTCCCTAAAATACCGGGCAGAGGAAATCAAATTCCCGCCAATCGTCCAGCCGGGGGTGATCATGGAGATACGTATGACCGGGGACTTCGTGCTGACCACACAGAAGTCGTATCCCGCGGTCTATGTCACGCAGAAGCGAGAAATCGAAGCTCAGGTCGTTAATCAGGCAAATCGCGCGTTCAATTCTTTGGTGAGCGATACCCGTCTTGTCTATGACAGCGCGAACAATACGCTTGCCTATCGTTCGATGTTCGTGACCCGAGCCTCCGATCCGAGGCTGCCGACAACAGCGATCGGCGTCCAGTTCAGTTCCAATAGTCCGATCCCAAAACTTCGATTCGAATTTCGTTATCCGAAGGTTCAGGGGAAATTCCATGAATTCTACTACTGGGCAGTCGGTATGAACGTTGTGGTGGAACTAACGCCGAAACCGGATCCGCGCGACAACACGAGAGCACAACCAGAATATCGAGAAGCTCCAATACGAGTGCCCGTACCTCCAGTGGCCGCACCCCACCGACACTGGGATAAGATCCTGGGGACCGGTCTGTTGATCACCGCGGGTGCGATCGTGGTTGGCACCTTGGTCGAAGACTTCTTCACCGCAGGCGTGGGGATCACGGACGACGCTCCGTCGTTTGCCGCCGCGGGTGCAGCCGTCGCCCGGGGCGTACTGATGATTCGGGGAGCGCCGGTCGTGCTGCCTGCGGCCGCGACGGCGGCCAGCGTGTCGCTGTCTGTTTCCGTCTCGCAATCTACGGGCTCTCAACAGAGCCACTAG